Genomic DNA from Brassica rapa cultivar Chiifu-401-42 chromosome A04, CAAS_Brap_v3.01, whole genome shotgun sequence:
TGAGCCAAGAGAAGGACCAGTTGGCGATGGTGCCTCTGGCTCACCACCGACTGCACCACCGTCGTTGGAGGAAGTCAGGCTGAACTCTTCGTCGGTTTCACGATTAGACTCGTTTAGGAGAATCTTAACAAGAGAAAGATCTTCCAACAGGATAAATCATTCTTGTGTTGGCCAAGAACATGTAGTGGAACTTGATAGACACTGAGTCTACATAGAAAATACATGAGTTTATATGCTACCCTCCTTTATTTTTGTACTACTTACTACttgtgtgtatttttttttgatgtgtAATGAGACAATACTTCTATGCAAGTAAAAGATACATATTAATGTTGAGGCCTTTCTAGTTAAATCCTCATAGTGGTAAGACAGTAGAGAGCTCAATATCAGGGCTTCACAAGGATGCAGAACCAACTGTTTGTGAGATCATCTCTTTGCAACTTGAGTTCATCTGAGTATAGACAAGGGAAGTGATGTTGTCTTAAAAACATGAGCTTCAAAAGCATTTTGGAATACGGAAACATGACAGGAGAGTTACAAACTTTTTTGACAAGATCCTAATGGTTTTAGAGTAAACAAACGAAGCTAAATGAATTTACAAACCATCTCAGATTCTACAGTAAAGAAGGGCCAAAGATACTCCTCTCCCTATTAACACTAACCATCAAAGAGGTTAACTAGTAGTCAGGTAAAAGCAGAGACTGAAAACCATCACTGATGTGATGATGGCTCGTTTGCTACTGTTGCAGGAACCGGAGTGTCTTGAGTTGCTACCTTAACTCCTTTGGTAGACTTTGTACGACCTTTTGTTGGAGGAGAGGGTTTGTCCGAAGCCACCTCAGGTGTCAACTGTCccatcttctccatcttcttctgcAGATCAGCTAGAGGGTCTTTCGCGACTCTTCCCTTGGGACACTTCTTCCCATTTGTTAGTTTGAGCTCTAGTCTGTACAACGCACACACATCGGATTCGTTGATCTGGTATTCGAAGAGATGCCACTCGAAGAGACCAGGAGGCTGTGGATCCATGTAGTAAGATCTCTTCTGCCCTTCTTGCTCTTTCATCAGCTGTTTCCTCGATTCATGCCACCCTCTTCCGCTGTAATCTGAGAGCGATCTCTGCTTCCGGTTTCCACTATCGTATGCTCTTCTCGGTTTGTCAAAGAATAGCCACTCTCTAATCGTTTCACCCTCAACCAGCTCGAGATGAAATAGCTCTGCATGTATAAACAGTTAACAAAAGGGTCAgacgacaaaaaaaagtaattaactCATAAACTCGCATATGGTCTCACCTGCTGCGTTCCATGGGCATTTTGTGTTAACAGCTCCTTCACACACCGGGATGCCAACATTCTTACCAAGAGTCTTTGCACGAAGAGCATCAATCAAGAGATTATCTTTCAAACTAATGCCTCCTGGTCTTAAAACAGGTGCTGTGCCAGGGGAATCTTCGTTCAGAGCTAGATTCCCATGGTAGTCACTGCAGTAGTCAAGGTACCAGTCAGATCCGTGAGCAGGCCTTGTGCAGTCCCATAGAGCACACTTCGGTCCCAAAAAGGcagaaggaggaggaggcacACAGACACTTTGTGGAGTAGTGAAGTCAGTGTAGTTCTCAGACGCGTCAAGCTTGACGGAAGGGCTGCTGTTGAACTCCTGACGCACTTCTGAGAGATGGTAATCCAACTGAGAAGCTATATCCAAGTTGTTCTGGACATGGAAATCAGGAGCGGTGTTTATGCTTGGGTCGAACTCTTGAAATGCAAAGTGGAGTTGCTGGTCATGTGGTTGGGTGTTGTTATTAACAGCTTCCTGAGGTAGAAAAGATGAACTGTAATAAATAACCAAACAAGCTCAAAGGAAGACAAGAAGGAACAAAGATCAAACATAATATTGTAGAAGACAATTTGGACAGATCCTTGTAACAGAGACTATCATAATCACTATCAATCTGACGCTAGCTCACCTCAAAACCACAGGAGAAATTGACGTTGAAAGGACTTTGACAAAAAGGCTCATCTATCCATTCCCAATGTTCTGGAGGGGGGCACAAGCTTTGATCGAAACCGTCAGGCTTAGGCGCATCATGCTCCTTTAACGAACTAGTAGCATCATCCTCTTCGTCGTTTAGTTTCAACAAACGAGCTATCTCCTCAGAGAAATGACTAATACTTCCACCCTATACACGTTACCAAAAGATCAAAAATCACCACAAAATCAagccaaacaaacaaaaagcacGAATATTTATCATTCTACAAAGCTATAATCCACTAAAGTCCAAGACTTACGAACCAGAAGAGAACATTCAGGAGAAGGAGCAGTGAGCTCAGCTTGCCACTCACGAAGATTCTGCGAGATCTGAGCTTCCAAAACCGCATGATCATTAACCCTCCCTTCCTTCCTAGCAGCCTGGAGATGGGAGAACCTCTCCTGGAGTTGCATTAGCTTCTCCACCAGATTCTGATGGGACGAAGACACACATGTGATCTTCTGATGGTTTGACATTCTCCTTTtccctctcctctctctctgcCTAAATCACACAGAGAATCTCAACATTCAGATTGCagaaaatcaaaatcaataGAAACTAAATCGCACTAGCTCGTTCTGTTCTACACCAAATCATCGATCGAATCTCAAACCCTAAATCAATACTCGACTTAATTAAAAAATCGGACAAGACGCTAACATGAGACTGAGTTCTAAacttaaaaaattgaaatcgaTTCGAAGATGCTCACAGTTTCGATTGGGATTGATACAGCTCCGATGGAGGAAGAATAAGGAAGAGGAGTTATCGagacgaagaggaagaagaagaagaagtgagatTATACAGCGAAGAAGAAGGAGTCATCATCAACATTCTTTTTGGTCGTTGCGAATAAAAAACCGACGATGTGATTTCTATATATAAGGCCCATTTTTGGCCCGGTATATATTGGCCCATTAATGACCCgtttgaaaattcaaaattatcgcgcgagagagaaagaagaactgtctcttaagaaaaatagaaacaagaagagagaaaatgtgaaagTTTACTATTTGAAAGATTATgttaaatgttttctttttcgaAACTTGATTATGTTAATGTTTTGAAAAGCTCTTCTGATATGTGCCGaaatttaattgttaaatatcatatatattttttaatttggtgTGATTAGAAACTCATTATGTTTGTTAACTAATGCTTATAAGATTTGACAGTTTCTTGTTAGTATAAAATTTTCCCTTGAAAACTAGATATTTTGTGTAAGGACTGCAACTTTTTATGCTGCTTACTGCTTGGGTGATCAATTAAGAGACCTGGGTAATTAATTACACGCTAATCATTCGTTCAAATAATATTTGTTaaccaaactaaaataaacTCATGTTTTGGAAACTGGAAAAATTGTATAGTATATGTTATCATCTGGTCTGTTTTGAGACAGACCAAGGAGGGTCTATGATTTATCTAGATGGGCTGCTTTTTTTGTGTGTACCAATCTCAAATTTTCTTTGTGACATTAACATTGTAGAGAGGTTCGTTAATTAGTTCAATTTCATATGTAAGTTTGTGAAATAGTAGGTATAAACTGCAATAAAAATCTTAAGGCCAGCAAAACGTCATTGTCTATGTCGTTAATGCAAACACAAGCCTTGTTTATTTCCTTTATTGTACAGTTTCTACTCAATGTCAAAATCAACTACTAATACTTTGATTTCTTTTGGCCCTCTACCACTGCAATCTATTGGTAATAAAATCATACCCATCTCTCAATACCATAAGAGGAAATGTGTTTTTGATGCATTTAACATATAGCTTGGTACATATTTATCTATATTTGTGTATTTATAAAATGTGCAGATATAATGAAGATAATTGTGGAGGAATATGATGAAAATGAAGTGGCAAGTGATCTCCTGCTAGATATTAACACAGGATATTAATGCAACACAGAGTCCCCATACTACAATAACATTGGTCTCAAGTAACTTCCAATTATAGTAATAAACAGACACGTTGCAGGCATGAGCATCATGAGTAAGTAGCCTCCATTCAATTCCTCTCTCTCTGCTTCTTAATCATGAAACTACCtctttgtctctttctttctttatttttctttttccacTCATCAAATCTAATCGAAAATAGCCTAGCTATACTCATTATTCTCCAATATATCTGACCAAACATGTAACAGACTATAAAACCCTAATAAATGATCGTCCATATATACACTTAAAGACAACCTCAAGTAATGATAAATTAAAACCACCTCTTCTATATAACACAGTAAGTTCTCCTCCAtatctcttcctcttccttaaATCACCAGCAAGCTCAAAATTCAAGTCTCTATCTATCTAGGGTTTTCATCTTTCTCCACTTTTATTCTTACTTGCTTCTGAAGTAATGT
This window encodes:
- the LOC103865944 gene encoding transcription factor VOZ2, producing the protein MSNHQKITCVSSSHQNLVEKLMQLQERFSHLQAARKEGRVNDHAVLEAQISQNLREWQAELTAPSPECSLLGGSISHFSEEIARLLKLNDEEDDATSSLKEHDAPKPDGFDQSLCPPPEHWEWIDEPFCQSPFNVNFSCGFEEAVNNNTQPHDQQLHFAFQEFDPSINTAPDFHVQNNLDIASQLDYHLSEVRQEFNSSPSVKLDASENYTDFTTPQSVCVPPPPSAFLGPKCALWDCTRPAHGSDWYLDYCSDYHGNLALNEDSPGTAPVLRPGGISLKDNLLIDALRAKTLGKNVGIPVCEGAVNTKCPWNAAELFHLELVEGETIREWLFFDKPRRAYDSGNRKQRSLSDYSGRGWHESRKQLMKEQEGQKRSYYMDPQPPGLFEWHLFEYQINESDVCALYRLELKLTNGKKCPKGRVAKDPLADLQKKMEKMGQLTPEVASDKPSPPTKGRTKSTKGVKVATQDTPVPATVANEPSSHQ